One window from the genome of Lysobacter helvus encodes:
- a CDS encoding glycosyltransferase family 2 protein, producing MATAPWFVLSPNALLSAIGLLRGPDKTVPTPAVDWQTAIVDVVIPAFKEEDNIVHCLASLARQTFPIRNIILVDDGGKDRTVPRAREYAAAAALNLIVIERASSIGKTPTIKRQAREFDCDVEFILDGDTFLESPNYIERCVQELYQGVGIASACGNILPMRPKDRHALAQSPEFQQWHGAKAYDDPHAKRGMLHGLWWWITNTYREVLYTFLQRFIYKGQMVFFGSITNPVGCAVAYRRKYIADLFDRYEPIFGDDLTNSEDIFIGFALNHEGYRNIQLQDVLARSEEPEVQRLPRQVYLWSSSFLQSCYYFDALLRTPFKAGKAWRKRRRDKSSGVEDLRVIKEQYRQPFGEQATREYGRPIGWTMFLGAVEKIGFPTALICMLVLRMWEALAVTVVAELAVSLTVLVIVSKGRRLAMLAKGIAVTPMRYVLMVSDLFTTARFAIDLWITGNRKWRK from the coding sequence ATGGCTACTGCACCCTGGTTCGTCCTCAGTCCGAACGCGCTGCTTAGCGCGATCGGCCTGCTGCGCGGGCCCGACAAGACCGTCCCCACCCCCGCGGTCGACTGGCAGACGGCGATCGTCGACGTCGTCATCCCGGCCTTCAAGGAAGAAGACAACATCGTGCATTGCCTGGCGTCGCTCGCCCGGCAGACGTTCCCCATCCGCAACATCATCCTGGTGGACGACGGCGGCAAGGACCGCACCGTGCCGCGCGCGCGCGAATATGCAGCGGCCGCGGCGCTGAACCTGATCGTGATCGAGCGCGCGTCGTCGATCGGCAAGACGCCGACGATCAAGCGCCAGGCGCGCGAGTTCGACTGCGACGTCGAGTTCATCCTCGACGGCGACACGTTCCTCGAATCGCCGAACTACATCGAACGCTGCGTGCAGGAGCTCTACCAGGGCGTCGGCATCGCGAGCGCGTGCGGCAACATCCTGCCGATGCGGCCGAAGGACCGGCATGCGCTCGCCCAATCGCCCGAATTCCAGCAGTGGCACGGCGCGAAGGCGTACGACGATCCCCACGCGAAGCGCGGCATGCTGCACGGCCTGTGGTGGTGGATCACCAACACGTATCGCGAAGTGCTCTACACGTTCCTGCAGCGCTTCATCTACAAGGGGCAGATGGTGTTCTTCGGCAGCATCACCAACCCGGTGGGCTGCGCGGTGGCGTATCGGCGAAAGTACATCGCCGACCTGTTCGACCGCTACGAACCGATCTTCGGCGACGACCTCACCAACTCCGAGGACATCTTCATCGGCTTCGCGCTCAACCACGAGGGCTACCGCAACATCCAGCTGCAGGATGTGCTGGCGCGCTCGGAAGAACCCGAAGTGCAGCGGCTGCCGCGGCAGGTGTACCTGTGGTCGTCGTCGTTCCTGCAAAGCTGCTACTACTTCGATGCGCTGCTGCGCACGCCGTTCAAGGCGGGCAAGGCCTGGCGCAAGCGCCGCCGCGACAAGTCCAGCGGCGTCGAAGACCTGCGCGTGATCAAGGAACAATATCGCCAGCCCTTCGGCGAGCAGGCCACGCGCGAATACGGCCGGCCGATCGGCTGGACCATGTTCCTCGGCGCGGTGGAGAAGATCGGCTTCCCCACGGCGCTGATCTGCATGCTCGTGCTGCGCATGTGGGAAGCGCTGGCGGTGACGGTGGTCGCCGAGTTGGCGGTGTCGCTGACGGTCCTGGTGATCGTGAGCAAGGGCCGGCGCCTGGCGATGCTGGCCAAGGGCATCGCGGTGACGCCGATGCGTTATGTGCTGATGGTGTCCGACCTGTTCACCACGGCGCGGTTCGCGATCGATTTGTGGATCACGGGGAATCGGAAATGGCGCAAGTGA
- a CDS encoding tetratricopeptide repeat protein, producing the protein MAQVMSRGLRRNAMAAAIVLAVGMAAGPVFAQDPARLDQQAREAAWAGRTAEALHILDKHLAEHPDDRAARLDRARWLAWSGDYAASIEALDALGGDDDEARALRARVQAWAGRRDAALALNQPLYDAHPDNYDVAWTQALAQRLGERADLALPALARVQQLQPDSKDTKDIAKVIRLPMYSWIGAPASVYSDSDDIEIRGWGLDANLRISDTTRLLAEVADRTHEATATGPFAPLFGGDHVDESRVEVGAQFAATPDIAFELRGGQSKLDFVNGGHDTATIGRLRFSQRATDDVFYAIAFERDRVAYSPRILSQGVMRNGAVLDMVFTPTLRDTIAVHAGADHFSDDNDHRAVSADWRHAVHRSGNANVDVGLQGEWQRYTDNPGTGYYAPNNYRRIAPVASTYIALGPEAGLYIGAALGVQRDETFDNWKRASDISASLTLGIFTHWQLVASAGYSERLNQFGRYEGTSFGLQLRYRFCEFRADRCP; encoded by the coding sequence ATGGCGCAAGTGATGTCCAGGGGGCTGCGCCGCAACGCGATGGCCGCGGCGATCGTGCTCGCGGTCGGCATGGCCGCAGGGCCGGTATTCGCGCAGGATCCCGCGCGCCTCGACCAGCAGGCGCGCGAAGCCGCGTGGGCGGGGCGCACCGCCGAAGCGCTGCACATCCTCGACAAGCACCTCGCCGAACATCCGGACGATCGCGCCGCGCGGCTGGATCGCGCGCGCTGGCTGGCGTGGTCCGGCGATTACGCGGCATCGATCGAAGCACTGGACGCGCTCGGTGGCGACGACGACGAAGCGCGCGCGCTGCGTGCTCGCGTGCAGGCGTGGGCGGGGCGTCGTGATGCGGCGCTGGCGTTGAACCAGCCGTTGTACGACGCACACCCGGACAACTACGACGTCGCGTGGACCCAGGCCCTGGCTCAACGCCTCGGCGAACGCGCGGACCTCGCGCTCCCCGCACTCGCCCGCGTGCAACAGCTGCAACCCGATTCGAAGGACACGAAGGACATCGCGAAGGTCATCCGCCTGCCGATGTATTCGTGGATCGGCGCGCCGGCCTCGGTGTATTCCGACTCCGACGACATCGAGATCCGCGGCTGGGGCCTCGACGCCAACCTGCGCATCTCCGATACGACGCGCCTGCTTGCCGAGGTCGCCGATCGCACGCACGAGGCGACGGCCACCGGTCCGTTCGCGCCGTTGTTCGGCGGCGACCACGTCGACGAATCGCGCGTCGAAGTCGGCGCACAGTTCGCCGCCACGCCGGACATCGCGTTCGAACTCCGCGGCGGCCAGTCGAAGCTGGACTTCGTCAACGGCGGCCACGACACCGCCACGATCGGCCGCCTGCGCTTCTCGCAACGCGCGACGGACGACGTCTTCTACGCGATCGCCTTCGAACGCGACCGTGTCGCCTACTCGCCGCGCATCCTGTCGCAGGGCGTGATGCGCAACGGCGCCGTGCTGGACATGGTGTTCACGCCCACGCTGCGCGACACCATCGCCGTGCACGCGGGCGCCGACCACTTCAGCGACGACAACGACCATCGCGCGGTCAGCGCCGACTGGCGCCACGCGGTGCATCGCAGCGGCAACGCCAACGTCGACGTCGGCCTGCAGGGCGAATGGCAGCGTTACACCGACAATCCCGGCACGGGCTATTACGCGCCGAACAACTACCGCCGCATCGCGCCGGTCGCCTCGACGTACATCGCGCTGGGCCCGGAGGCCGGCCTGTACATCGGTGCCGCGCTGGGCGTGCAACGCGACGAAACCTTCGACAACTGGAAGCGCGCCAGCGACATCAGCGCGAGCCTGACGCTCGGCATCTTCACGCACTGGCAGCTCGTGGCGTCCGCGGGCTACAGCGAACGCCTCAACCAGTTCGGGCGTTACGAAGGCACGTCGTTCGGCCTGCAGTTGCGCTATCGCTTCTGCGAATTCCGCGCGGACCGCTGCCCGTAA
- a CDS encoding LysR family transcriptional regulator, which yields MTENRTPPPRFAYKADKLKPLRAFCQTARLGSVSRAAEALYVSQPAITLQLQALERELGVKLFERVGRRLTPSREGQVLYELAKPLVEGLDGLDAVFRDKVQGLDAGELNVAAGSSTILYLLPGIVEAFRQRRSDVRLTLHNVTGAGGLDLLRTDAVDLAVGSMLDVPADLRYMPVYRFEPMLITPPDHPLAHKADLKLEDLSPYGLILPPKRLTTYRLVDLVFQQNRVPYTVALEVGGWEVIKQYVAMGLGISIVTAICLTDADRTRLAARSLAQYFPSRSYGVVIRKGKFLSPQARAFIELIQPDGGIEHSER from the coding sequence ATGACCGAAAACCGCACGCCGCCGCCCCGTTTCGCCTACAAAGCGGACAAATTGAAGCCGTTGCGTGCCTTTTGCCAGACCGCGCGCCTGGGCTCGGTGTCCCGCGCGGCCGAAGCGCTCTACGTCAGCCAGCCCGCGATCACCCTCCAATTGCAGGCGCTCGAGCGCGAACTGGGGGTCAAGCTGTTCGAACGCGTGGGCCGGCGGCTCACCCCGAGCCGCGAAGGACAGGTCCTCTACGAGCTGGCCAAGCCCCTGGTCGAAGGCCTCGACGGGCTGGATGCGGTGTTCCGCGACAAGGTGCAGGGGCTGGATGCCGGCGAACTCAACGTCGCGGCCGGCAGCTCGACCATCCTCTATCTGTTGCCCGGGATCGTCGAAGCCTTCCGCCAGCGCCGCTCCGATGTGCGCCTGACGCTGCACAACGTCACCGGCGCGGGCGGGCTGGACCTATTGCGTACGGACGCAGTCGACCTGGCCGTGGGCTCGATGCTCGATGTGCCCGCGGACCTGCGCTACATGCCGGTCTATCGCTTCGAGCCGATGCTGATCACCCCGCCCGACCATCCGCTCGCGCACAAGGCGGACCTCAAGCTCGAGGATCTCTCGCCCTACGGCTTGATCCTGCCGCCAAAGCGCCTGACGACGTACCGCCTCGTCGACCTGGTGTTCCAGCAGAACCGCGTGCCTTACACCGTCGCGCTGGAAGTCGGCGGCTGGGAAGTGATCAAACAATACGTCGCGATGGGCCTGGGCATCAGCATCGTCACCGCGATCTGCCTGACCGACGCCGATCGCACGCGATTGGCGGCGCGCTCGCTCGCGCAGTACTTCCCCTCGCGCAGCTACGGCGTGGTGATCCGCAAGGGGAAGTTCCTGTCGCCGCAGGCGCGCGCCTTCATCGAACTCATCCAGCCCGACGGGGGCATCGAGCACTCGGAACGCTGA
- the aceB gene encoding malate synthase A → MSAVLHPDQDVVRPAGIAVTRSLPGQEQLLTPAALAFLADLQRRFDPIRQQRLAARQVRQAEFDAGALPDFRADTAAIRAADWRVAELPGALLDRRVEITGPTDPKMVINALNSGANCYMADFEDSTSPTWDNLLTGQRALGKAVAGTLDWMAPDGAKHYVLKPFSEQAVLMVRPRGWHLDEKHVLIDGAPMSASLCDLGLFAFHNAVALAAKNRGPYFYLPKLQAMEEAQLWDAVLAHVETTLGLPVGQMKVTVLIETLPAAFEMDEILHALRTRIAGLNCGRWDYIFSYIKTFRRHRDRVLPERAQVTMTQPFLKTYSELLIHTCHRRGAHAMGGMAAQVPIAGDDAANQRALDRVRADKVREVGAGHDGTWVAHPALIPLAREVFDTWMLGAHQQFVMRNDVRAKSDAELRDALLKPSFGTITRAGFEGNVEVCVRYLAAWLDGNGCVPIHWLMEDAATAEISRSQLWQWLHADPGLHLDDGTPIDFALLERALIGLPSKFADRMQLPGATRIAEAIALLETLTEQDTLEDFLTLPAYTRID, encoded by the coding sequence ATGTCGGCAGTGCTGCACCCGGACCAGGACGTCGTTCGCCCCGCGGGTATCGCGGTCACCCGCAGCCTCCCCGGGCAGGAGCAATTGCTGACCCCCGCGGCCCTGGCGTTCCTCGCCGACCTGCAGCGCCGCTTCGATCCGATCCGCCAGCAACGCCTCGCCGCACGGCAGGTGCGCCAGGCCGAGTTCGATGCCGGCGCGCTCCCGGACTTCCGCGCCGACACCGCCGCGATCCGCGCCGCCGACTGGCGCGTGGCCGAACTCCCGGGCGCGCTGCTCGATCGCCGCGTCGAGATCACCGGCCCCACCGATCCGAAGATGGTCATCAACGCGCTCAACTCCGGCGCGAACTGCTACATGGCCGACTTCGAGGATTCCACCTCGCCCACCTGGGACAACCTGCTCACCGGCCAGCGCGCGCTGGGCAAGGCGGTCGCGGGCACGCTCGACTGGATGGCGCCCGACGGCGCGAAGCACTACGTCCTCAAGCCTTTCTCCGAACAAGCCGTGCTGATGGTCCGCCCGCGCGGCTGGCACCTCGACGAGAAGCACGTGCTCATCGATGGCGCGCCGATGTCCGCGTCGTTGTGCGACCTCGGCCTGTTCGCCTTCCACAACGCGGTGGCGCTCGCCGCGAAAAACCGCGGCCCGTACTTCTATTTGCCGAAGCTGCAGGCGATGGAAGAAGCGCAGCTGTGGGACGCGGTGCTCGCGCACGTCGAAACCACGCTCGGGCTGCCCGTCGGCCAGATGAAAGTGACGGTGCTGATCGAAACGCTGCCCGCCGCATTCGAGATGGACGAGATCCTGCACGCGTTGCGCACGCGCATCGCCGGCCTCAACTGCGGCCGCTGGGATTACATCTTTTCGTACATCAAGACCTTCCGCCGCCATCGCGATCGCGTGTTGCCCGAACGCGCGCAGGTCACGATGACGCAGCCCTTCCTCAAGACGTATTCCGAACTCCTCATCCACACCTGCCACCGCCGCGGCGCGCATGCGATGGGCGGCATGGCCGCGCAGGTGCCGATCGCCGGCGACGACGCCGCCAACCAGCGCGCGCTCGATCGCGTCCGCGCCGACAAGGTGCGCGAAGTCGGCGCCGGCCACGACGGCACCTGGGTCGCGCATCCGGCGCTGATCCCGCTGGCGCGCGAAGTGTTCGACACCTGGATGCTCGGCGCGCACCAGCAGTTCGTGATGCGCAACGACGTACGCGCCAAATCCGACGCGGAACTGCGCGACGCCCTGCTCAAGCCCTCGTTCGGCACCATCACGCGCGCCGGCTTCGAAGGCAACGTGGAAGTCTGCGTGCGCTATCTCGCCGCGTGGCTCGACGGCAACGGCTGCGTGCCGATCCACTGGCTGATGGAAGACGCAGCGACTGCAGAGATCTCGCGTTCGCAGCTGTGGCAATGGCTGCACGCAGACCCCGGCCTGCACCTGGACGACGGCACGCCCATCGATTTCGCCCTGCTCGAACGCGCCCTCATCGGCCTCCCCAGCAAGTTCGCCGACCGCATGCAGTTGCCCGGGGCAACGCGCATCGCCGAAGCCATCGCCCTGCTCGAAACGCTCACGGAACAAGACACGCTCGAAGACTTCCTCACCCTGCCGGCCTACACGCGGATCGATTGA
- the aceA gene encoding isocitrate lyase, which yields MKQTLPTAEQLRLDWSNNPRWAGIERPYTAEDVVRLRGTVAIEHSLARIGADKLWRSLQTEDFVNALGALTGNQAMQQVKAGLKAIYLSGWQVAADANLAGEMYPDQSLYPANSVPQVVKRINNTLLRADQLHHAEGDDAIDFLQPIVADAEAGFGGILNAFELMKAMIEAGAAGVHFEDQLASVKKCGHMGGKVLVPTREAVEKLVAARLASDVMGVPTLIVARTDAEAADLLTSDVDDNDAPFCTGERTVEGFYKTRKGLDQAVSRGLAYAPYADLVWCETGKPDLAFAKAFAEAIHAKFPGKLLAYNCSPSFNWKQHLDDATIAKFQKELASYGYKFQFITLAGFHALNYSMFNLAHGYARKQMSAFVELQQAEFAAADKGFTAVKHQREVGTGYFDAVTQTIQGAQSSTVALKGSTEEEQFHPTAPAAAA from the coding sequence ATGAAGCAGACGCTGCCCACCGCCGAACAACTCCGCCTCGACTGGTCCAACAACCCGCGCTGGGCCGGCATCGAGCGCCCGTATACCGCCGAAGACGTGGTGCGCCTGCGCGGCACCGTCGCCATCGAACACTCGCTCGCGCGCATCGGCGCCGACAAGTTGTGGCGTTCGCTGCAGACCGAGGATTTCGTCAACGCGCTCGGCGCGCTCACCGGCAACCAGGCGATGCAGCAGGTCAAGGCCGGGCTGAAGGCGATCTACTTGTCCGGCTGGCAGGTGGCCGCGGATGCGAACCTCGCCGGCGAGATGTATCCGGATCAATCGCTGTATCCGGCCAACTCCGTGCCGCAGGTGGTCAAGCGCATCAACAACACGCTGCTGCGCGCCGACCAGCTGCACCACGCCGAAGGCGACGACGCCATCGATTTCCTGCAGCCGATCGTGGCGGACGCCGAGGCCGGCTTCGGCGGCATCCTCAACGCGTTCGAGCTGATGAAAGCGATGATCGAAGCGGGCGCGGCCGGCGTGCATTTCGAAGACCAGCTCGCGTCGGTGAAGAAGTGCGGCCACATGGGCGGCAAGGTCCTGGTGCCCACGCGCGAAGCGGTGGAAAAACTGGTCGCCGCGCGCCTGGCCAGCGATGTCATGGGCGTGCCGACGCTGATCGTGGCGCGCACCGACGCCGAAGCCGCGGACCTGCTCACCAGCGACGTCGACGACAACGACGCCCCGTTCTGCACGGGCGAGCGCACCGTCGAAGGCTTCTACAAGACGCGCAAGGGCCTGGACCAGGCGGTTTCGCGCGGCCTGGCCTACGCGCCGTACGCGGACCTGGTGTGGTGCGAAACCGGCAAGCCGGACCTTGCGTTCGCGAAGGCCTTCGCCGAAGCCATCCATGCCAAGTTCCCCGGCAAGCTGCTGGCCTACAACTGCTCGCCGTCGTTCAACTGGAAGCAGCACCTGGACGACGCGACCATCGCGAAATTCCAGAAGGAACTGGCGAGCTACGGGTACAAGTTCCAGTTCATCACCCTGGCCGGTTTCCACGCGCTCAACTATTCGATGTTCAACCTCGCCCACGGGTATGCGCGCAAGCAGATGAGCGCGTTCGTGGAGCTGCAGCAGGCCGAGTTCGCGGCCGCCGACAAGGGCTTCACGGCGGTCAAGCACCAGCGCGAAGTGGGCACGGGTTACTTCGATGCGGTGACGCAGACCATCCAGGGCGCGCAGTCCTCCACGGTCGCGCTGAAGGGCTCCACGGAAGAGGAACAATTCCATCCGACGGCCCCCGCCGCCGCCGCGTGA
- a CDS encoding GGDEF domain-containing protein, with the protein MTGDRSVNRDSGPPLRRHADIEVLEPAASLTAEEYALFAQIGRQRRVEPGEKLFRRGDLGTTMFVIAQGSVDLDFGDDLVAKRLGAREFFGELGLLIGDHARSADATVSSPGMLVELRQEEFDQLVERDPRLLAHFLRRAIMRVVLNEQSLIGRLRRRNLDLQTALDTLRATNHRLTQTEELTRTDELTGLANRRGFHLHLQQRRRTDITQGRGLLLIDCDRFKGINDEYGHLVGDRVLQGVANILRSAAGPDDIACRLGGDEFCLMIKAETPDDIVRVAEFITTTAHALHELQPAPPQIATLSVGACLVTAEGEWDDWYALADAALYRAKRLGGNRVEWQDAALAPA; encoded by the coding sequence GTGACGGGGGATCGCAGCGTGAATCGTGATAGCGGGCCGCCCCTCCGGCGCCACGCGGACATCGAAGTGCTCGAACCAGCGGCTTCGCTCACGGCGGAGGAGTACGCGCTGTTCGCGCAGATCGGTCGCCAGCGGCGCGTGGAGCCGGGCGAAAAACTCTTCCGGCGCGGCGACCTCGGCACCACGATGTTCGTCATCGCGCAGGGTTCGGTCGACCTGGATTTCGGCGACGACCTGGTCGCCAAGCGCCTCGGTGCGCGCGAATTCTTCGGCGAACTCGGCCTGCTGATCGGCGACCACGCCCGCAGCGCCGACGCCACCGTGTCCAGCCCCGGCATGCTGGTCGAATTGCGCCAGGAAGAATTCGACCAGCTGGTCGAACGCGACCCGCGTCTGCTGGCCCACTTCCTGCGCCGCGCGATCATGCGCGTGGTGCTGAACGAACAAAGCCTCATCGGCCGCCTGCGCCGTCGGAACCTGGATTTGCAGACCGCGCTCGACACGCTGCGTGCGACCAACCATCGCCTCACGCAGACCGAAGAGCTCACGCGCACCGACGAACTCACGGGCCTCGCCAATCGCCGCGGTTTCCACCTGCACCTGCAGCAGCGTCGCCGCACCGACATCACGCAAGGCCGCGGCCTGTTGCTGATCGACTGCGACCGCTTCAAGGGCATCAACGACGAATACGGGCACCTGGTGGGCGATCGCGTGTTGCAGGGCGTCGCCAACATCCTGCGTTCGGCCGCCGGCCCCGACGACATCGCCTGCCGCCTGGGCGGCGACGAGTTCTGCCTGATGATCAAGGCCGAAACGCCCGACGACATCGTGCGCGTGGCCGAATTCATCACCACCACCGCGCATGCGTTGCACGAACTGCAACCCGCGCCGCCGCAGATCGCCACGCTCAGCGTCGGCGCCTGCCTCGTCACCGCCGAAGGCGAATGGGACGACTGGTATGCGCTCGCCGACGCCGCGCTGTACCGGGCGAAGCGACTGGGTGGCAATCGTGTCGAGTGGCAGGACGCCGCCCTCGCCCCCGCCTGA
- a CDS encoding putative peptide modification system cyclase: MIDLPTDSAPAHSAATTSPQVRTLLLTDLCDSTLLVERLGDAPAAELFRAHDRLVLELQQRWRGRLIDRSDGLLLLFERPIDGLGFALDYTRGLRELSDRPEVRARKLVLQARAGLHVGEVLTWRNSEAAVQAGAKPLEVEGLAKPLAGRLMTLARPGQVLLSATAEPLARRAARELGERSEHLIWKSHGRWRLKGVPDGQEIFEVGEPGYAPLRAPKQNGGKAWRDIPVWRRPTALAAELMLVIGIGTGAWFLTRPTPAIAFNERDWVVVGDLRNLTGQPVLDESLEQAFRISLEQSRYVNVLSDLKVRDTLQLMKRGPATPLDRGVASEIALRDGARAVILPTVAEVGGRVRVSAEVIDPHTQTTVYAESADGTGASSALGSIDKVTGELREKLGEAIASIERDSAPLPKVSTNNLDALKAYALGLKAHFDFKPKDALAYFARATEIDPNFALAYIAAGRTYGRIGDVPGIRREFDKANKHRDHLAPRELLTLDAQLARFGPVEPMLQRWQQLIAMYPDNQDAHFVLAVELMLRANQFEAGLQHAKAASTSQNPYRDNAVTLQGMLLTGMDRIDDGLKMFQAAYKFGFKGGADDYARAYAAKRDFASAQRVLGRKAASGTTVGDLRHPMQEMLFALDQGDFDTARAQAQRGTHNAQSAEPLFALAQWRLQALTLQTIERAMPKADLERALLAEIDHVRARSAETDVVASNYSEILLLALGDLGGSIDSLPTVRAALAAIENSKDWQGFPLMAQMHEVLLAEQDRLSGKANAASARLAPIASRDEALVAVHVALARAAGEAKQDALALRQLDWLVAHRGRAYMEWAAEGALTPSNVAQTTLAHLEAAELLARSGQQVAAKARLARFLSSWPANTLPEFLRQRVARLQDQSSA; encoded by the coding sequence ATGATCGATCTCCCCACGGACAGCGCGCCTGCGCATAGCGCCGCCACCACCAGCCCGCAGGTCCGCACGCTGCTGCTGACGGACCTGTGCGATTCGACGTTGCTGGTCGAACGCCTGGGAGACGCGCCCGCGGCCGAACTGTTCCGCGCGCACGACCGGCTGGTGCTGGAATTGCAGCAACGGTGGCGCGGGCGGTTGATCGATCGTTCCGACGGTTTGCTGCTGTTGTTCGAACGCCCGATCGATGGTTTGGGTTTTGCGCTCGATTACACGCGTGGTTTGCGTGAACTCTCCGACCGGCCCGAAGTGCGCGCGCGCAAGCTCGTGCTGCAGGCGCGCGCCGGCTTGCACGTGGGCGAAGTGCTCACGTGGCGCAACAGCGAAGCCGCCGTGCAGGCGGGCGCCAAGCCGCTGGAAGTGGAAGGCCTCGCCAAGCCGCTCGCCGGTCGGCTGATGACGCTCGCGCGCCCCGGCCAGGTGTTGCTGTCCGCCACCGCCGAACCGCTGGCGCGCCGCGCCGCGCGCGAACTGGGCGAACGCAGCGAACACCTGATCTGGAAATCGCACGGGCGCTGGCGTTTGAAGGGCGTGCCCGACGGCCAGGAAATCTTCGAAGTCGGCGAACCCGGCTACGCCCCGCTGCGCGCCCCGAAGCAGAACGGCGGCAAGGCATGGCGCGACATCCCCGTGTGGCGCCGCCCGACCGCATTGGCCGCCGAACTGATGCTGGTGATCGGCATCGGCACCGGCGCGTGGTTCCTCACGCGTCCCACGCCCGCCATCGCCTTCAACGAACGCGACTGGGTGGTGGTGGGCGACCTGCGCAACCTCACCGGCCAACCGGTGCTGGACGAATCGCTGGAGCAGGCGTTCCGCATCAGCCTGGAACAGTCGCGCTACGTCAACGTGCTGAGCGACCTGAAGGTGCGCGACACCTTGCAGCTGATGAAGCGCGGGCCGGCGACGCCGCTGGATCGTGGGGTGGCGAGCGAGATCGCGCTGCGCGATGGCGCGCGCGCGGTGATCTTGCCGACGGTGGCGGAAGTGGGTGGGCGGGTGCGGGTGAGTGCGGAGGTCATTGATCCGCATACGCAGACGACGGTGTATGCGGAGTCGGCGGATGGGACCGGGGCGTCTTCAGCGCTGGGTTCAATAGACAAGGTGACGGGGGAGCTGCGCGAAAAGCTGGGTGAGGCGATTGCCAGCATCGAGCGGGATTCGGCGCCGTTGCCGAAGGTCAGCACGAACAACCTCGACGCATTGAAGGCGTATGCGTTGGGGCTCAAGGCGCACTTCGATTTCAAGCCAAAGGACGCGCTGGCGTACTTCGCTCGCGCCACGGAAATCGATCCCAACTTCGCCCTCGCGTACATCGCTGCGGGCCGGACGTATGGCCGAATTGGGGATGTGCCCGGCATTCGTCGCGAGTTCGACAAGGCGAACAAGCACCGGGATCACCTGGCGCCGAGGGAGCTGCTGACGCTTGACGCGCAGCTTGCACGTTTTGGGCCCGTCGAGCCGATGCTGCAGCGCTGGCAACAGTTGATTGCGATGTATCCGGATAACCAGGACGCGCATTTCGTCCTCGCCGTGGAGCTGATGCTTCGTGCGAATCAGTTCGAAGCCGGCCTGCAGCATGCAAAAGCTGCGTCGACATCGCAGAACCCGTATCGAGACAACGCCGTCACCCTGCAGGGCATGCTGCTGACCGGCATGGATCGTATCGATGATGGCCTGAAGATGTTCCAGGCGGCGTACAAGTTCGGCTTCAAGGGCGGTGCGGACGACTATGCGCGTGCCTATGCAGCGAAACGCGATTTCGCCAGTGCGCAGCGTGTCCTGGGAAGGAAGGCCGCCTCGGGCACGACCGTCGGCGACCTGAGGCACCCGATGCAGGAGATGTTGTTCGCACTGGACCAAGGCGATTTCGACACGGCGAGGGCGCAGGCCCAGCGTGGCACGCACAACGCACAGTCGGCCGAGCCGTTGTTTGCGCTTGCGCAGTGGCGCCTGCAGGCGCTGACGCTCCAGACGATCGAGCGCGCCATGCCGAAAGCGGACCTCGAGCGGGCGTTGCTGGCTGAAATCGATCACGTGCGCGCGCGGTCTGCGGAAACGGACGTTGTCGCGTCGAACTACAGCGAGATCCTGCTCCTCGCGCTCGGTGACCTTGGTGGATCCATCGATTCCCTGCCGACCGTACGCGCAGCATTGGCGGCGATCGAGAATTCAAAGGATTGGCAAGGTTTTCCGCTGATGGCGCAGATGCACGAGGTCCTGCTCGCCGAGCAGGATCGACTCTCCGGCAAGGCCAACGCAGCGTCCGCCAGGTTGGCGCCCATCGCGTCGCGGGATGAAGCGCTGGTCGCGGTGCATGTCGCGCTGGCGCGCGCGGCGGGAGAAGCGAAGCAGGATGCGTTGGCGCTGCGCCAACTGGATTGGCTGGTCGCGCATCGGGGTCGGGCGTACATGGAATGGGCGGCGGAAGGTGCGCTCACGCCATCCAACGTCGCGCAGACCACCCTGGCGCACCTTGAAGCGGCGGAGCTCCTGGCGCGATCGGGCCAGCAGGTGGCCGCAAAGGCGCGGCTGGCGCGCTTCCTGTCGTCCTGGCCGGCGAACACGTTGCCCGAGTTTCTCAGGCAACGTGTCGCCCGCCTGCAGGATCAATCGTCTGCCTGA
- a CDS encoding NHLP-related RiPP peptide: MAMKKGPGPTEPLDPKVVRTLLDRLSSDDDFRDLFKRDAHAALVEAGWKAPDSAGAKLATSDQAAMSGGSCLQLAAGTQLASKEKIAQQRGKLEQTLNAIVNYGAPMELQADD, encoded by the coding sequence ATGGCAATGAAGAAAGGCCCGGGCCCGACCGAACCACTCGACCCGAAAGTCGTCCGCACCTTGCTCGATCGGCTGTCTAGCGATGACGATTTCCGCGACTTGTTCAAGCGCGATGCGCATGCGGCGCTCGTGGAAGCAGGCTGGAAGGCCCCGGACTCTGCCGGCGCCAAGCTTGCGACGTCAGACCAGGCCGCAATGTCCGGCGGCAGCTGCCTGCAACTTGCCGCCGGAACGCAGCTGGCTTCGAAGGAAAAGATCGCGCAGCAGCGCGGGAAGCTCGAGCAGACGTTGAACGCGATCGTGAACTACGGCGCGCCGATGGAACTTCAGGCAGACGATTGA